A region of Liolophura sinensis isolate JHLJ2023 chromosome 8, CUHK_Ljap_v2, whole genome shotgun sequence DNA encodes the following proteins:
- the LOC135472426 gene encoding LOW QUALITY PROTEIN: uncharacterized WD repeat-containing protein alr3466-like (The sequence of the model RefSeq protein was modified relative to this genomic sequence to represent the inferred CDS: inserted 2 bases in 2 codons) yields the protein MAMEKHYIVRETHTRGITALGFNSHRREILMGCEDGVVKTWEAESGRLLLSANEHRGWVTDFLYWSGAKLVLSAANDGFIVAWASGGGVYDRIQIGMPVYCMAINPRRQQLVCGVVGGIKVFLLDQERNCGHVVNTKALYFAREHTDIVKCIICNESRIYSAGYDQKLVIYDSSYTGDNSLEPIVINHKAHNAGISCLILAKDNENNTWIFTGSFDKTVKIWSADGKLVHRLDNFVNTVSGICYVPHCKTIWVAGGSSYASLFDPKSGDNVSDFIGTFQHEEEEKYYLQQMSFSPELNMLAASTSRRHMIVWKYNSSGCITALKWRTQLESLCYTRKVPILIFSGDNEGAVIKWERMQSNHFMYSKESFILSDSKIKKTRRTGSKARELMLEQQESEEEKAKTETGSSFSNKVITSHYTFNQPVIPPVSTHKHPHTTISKIIFVESLDYILAASEDSNIYVWGFDDAAVGVLKNMRPHDSESLIRKFAILLDNDSALLPQNTKTTNESDSVTNRVAXFVCKYVLSEHVSCVTSXVVITREHGFNSTYVVIHDTYHSCSTEQQGDLTDVACDGVILDMDYNPVANEFAYASSDKMVYIRKFSTVGTKMRLVNTLQGHDGDITCVVWNKVRNKWVTGSEDSTIRIWAGDGMNECEQVLAAPGGVCCMCVDVFNGCIVAGMQNVIRVYDTEEYRLVQTNMGHTDSVRSIIHIPERNQYVSCSWDKTIRVWNAWKRVRRKTMPKSEKGVLKKEEYLTERTEEGFEADDKELDEEIREENSPSP from the exons ATGGCTATGGAAAAGCACTATATTGTCCGAGAGACACACACACGTGGCATCACCGCTCTCGGATTTAACTCGCACAGGAGGGAAATTCTTATGGGTTGTGAAG ATGGTGTTGTGAAGACCTGGGAAGCTGAAAGTGGCAGACTTCTACTGAGTGCAAATGAGCACAGAGGATGGGTAACAGACTTCCTCTACTG GTCTGGTGCTAAGCTTGTGTTGTCTGCAGCTAACGATGGTTTTATTGTTGCCTGGGCCTCAGGAGGTGGGGTTTATGACAGAATACAG ATTGGCATGCCCGTGTACTGTATGGCTATCAATCCTAGAAGACAACAGCTTGTTTGTGGAGTTGTCGGGGGTATCAAGGTCTTCTTATTGGATCAAG AGCGAAACTGCGGTCATGTAGTGAACACAAAGGCCCTGTATTTTGCCAGAGAACACACAGACATCGTCAAGTGTATCATCTGTAATGAGTCTCGTATCTATTCTGCTGG aTATGATCAGAAATTGGTGATATATGATTCCTCATATACTGGGGATAACAGCCTGGAACCCATTGTTAT CAACCATAAAGCTCACAACGCTGGGATTTCCTGCCTGATTCTGGCTAAAGACAATGAGAACAACACATG GATATTTACTGGATCTTTTGACAAGACAGTAAAGATCTGGTCAGCTGACGGCAAACTTGTTCACCGATTGGACAACTTCGTAAACACAGTGTCTGGTATCTGTTACGTACCTCATTGTAAGACTATCTGGGTGGCCGGGGGCTCGTCTTACGCCAGTCTGTTTGACCCCAAGTCAGGGGATAAT GTTTCAGATTTCATTGGGACGTTCCAGCATGAGGAAGAGGAAAAGTACTATCTACAGCAAATGAGCTTCTCCCCAGAACTGAATATGCTGGCAG CATCAACcagtcgtcgtcatatgatcgTGTGGAAGTACAACTCCTCAGGCTGTATCACAGCACTCAAGTGGCGCACCCAGCTGGAGAGTCTCTGCTATA CACGAAAGGTGCCAATTCTGATTTTCAGTGGTGACAATGAAGGAGCTGTCATAAAGTGGGAGAGGATGCAGTCTAACCACTTCATGTACAG cAAGGAGTCTTTTATCTTAAGTGACTCCAAGATAAAGAAGACTCGTCGTACAGGTAGCAAAGCGAGGGAGTTGATGCTTGAGCAACAAGAGTCAGAGGAGGAGAAGGCAAAAACGGAAACTGGCAGCAGCTTTAGCAACAAAGTCATTACCAGTCATTACACTTTTAACCAGCCTGTCATCCCACCT GTCTCCACCCACAAGCATCCTCATACGACCATTTCAAAGATCATATTTGTGGAGAGTCTAGACTACATTCTGGCGGCCTCAGAGGACAGTAACATAT ATGTGTGGGGTTTTGACGACGCTGCGGTCGGGGTCCTGAAGAACATGAGGCCCCATGACTCTGAGTCATTGATCAGGAAATTTGCTATATTACTGGATAATGATTCTGCTCTTCTTCCTCAAAACACCAAAACAACCAAT GAGAGTGATTCGGTGACCAACAGAGTGG GGTTTGTGTGCAAATATGTGTTATCTGAGCATGTCAGCTGTGTGACTA ATGTAGTTATTACCAGAGAGCACGGCTTTAACAGTACTTATGTGGTGA TACACGACACATATCATAGCTGTAGTACAGAACAGCAGGGAGACCTGACAGACGTGGCCTGTGATGGGGTTATCCTGGACATGGACTACAACCCTGTAGC GAATGAGTTTGCTTATGCTTCCTCTGATAAGATGGTGTACATCAGGAAGTTCTCAACCGTGGGGACGAAGATGAGGCTGGTGAACACGTTACAGGGCCATGACGGGGACATCACGTGTGTCGTGTGGAACAAAGTCAGGAACAAGTGGGTCACAGGCTCTGAGGATTCCACCATCAGGATATGG GCTGGTGATGGGATGAACGAGTGTGAGCAGGTGCTAGCAGCTCCAGGAGGGGTCTGCTGTATGTGTGTGGATGTGTTCAATGGCTGTATAGTGGCAGGGATGCAGAATGTCATCAG AGTGTATGACACAGAGGAGTATAGATTGGTACAGACCAATATGGGCCACACAGACTCTGTGAGGAGCATCATTCACATCCCTGAGAGGAATCAG TATGTCTCTTGTTCATGGGACAAAACAATACGTGTGTGGAACGCGTGGAAGAGGGTTCGCAGGAAAACCATGCCAAAATCTGAGAAAGGAGTTCTCAAGAAAGAGGAATATCTTACAGAGAGGACTGAGGAAGGTTTTGAAGCGGATGACAAGGAGCTGGATGAGGAGATCAGAGAGGAAAACAGCCCGTCCCCATGA